CCTTGTTTGCCATTTAGGTATTCAGCAGCAATTACAGCACCTAATGCAAAGCCTTGGCGGTTATGCGCAGTATGGGTAATTTCAATATCGTCGATGGCACTGCTATAGCGAATGCTATGGGTGCCAGGTACTTCGTTTTCACGGATGGCTTCGATACTCAGATCAGAATCTGATTGAGCATTTTCTTTTAAAGCCCATTTATCTTTTTGAGGAAGACCTTTAATTAAGTCTTCAGCCAAACTAATGGCGGTTCCGGAGGGAGCATCCAATTTATGGATATGATGAATTTCGGTCATCTCCGCATTGTAATCGGAATAAGGAGCCATCAAATCGGCCAAATAACGATTGAGCGCAAAAAAGAGATTCACGCCTAAACTAAAGTTAGAGGCATAAATTAATCCACCATTCTTCTCCTGGCAAAGGGATACAATTTCATCATATCGATCGAGCCAGCCCGTGGTACCGGTTACTATGGGTACTCCAGATTCCAAGCAAGTTTTAAGGTTGCCATAGGCTGCTTCCGGAACGGAGAACTCAATGGCCACATCGGCCTTTTTCAATTCGGAAACTTGTGTGCCTTCCGAACCAAAACGGGCCACTACTTCATGACCGCGATCCACTAAAATCTTTTCCAGGGTTTTGCCCATCTTTCCGTATCCTACTAAGGCTACTTTCATGGATCGAGATTTATTTTGAGACCAATGCCTACGGCCGAGAAATTGCCCATGGGGATAATTCGCGGTTCGAGGTTAAAGCTCAGGTCTTCGTTTACATTGTAATAAAAGAGGTGGGCATCTACATGGGCATCTACCACATTTAAGGCCCAAATAGCAGCGCCAATAATTAGGGATAGATCACGCCAATCGCGGTAAATATTTTGCAATTCTACCAATTGTCGATCCGAGTAAATCCCTTGATATTGATCAACACCCGAACTATCTGCCCGAATTAGAAAAGCATCCAGATACTGGCGGTACAAACGGTGATTATCAATAGCGAAATAAGCACAGGCGCCAATTCCACCATAAATGATGGGCATTTTCCAATACTTGCCATTATAGGCTTGTCCGGCTCCGGGTAATAGGGTAGAAAGCCAGGTTGCCCTGCTAACTGAATGCAGCTGGGAGCTGTCTAAAGGCTCCTTGCGGCTATCTTCATAGCTAAGACTATCATTGTTTTGGCCACTAAGCTGAAAGCTTGCCAAACAAATTATGATATGAAGGATGTACTTGGAAATGACCTTAGTTTTGGAGTTG
The Croceimicrobium hydrocarbonivorans genome window above contains:
- the dapB gene encoding 4-hydroxy-tetrahydrodipicolinate reductase; this encodes MKVALVGYGKMGKTLEKILVDRGHEVVARFGSEGTQVSELKKADVAIEFSVPEAAYGNLKTCLESGVPIVTGTTGWLDRYDEIVSLCQEKNGGLIYASNFSLGVNLFFALNRYLADLMAPYSDYNAEMTEIHHIHKLDAPSGTAISLAEDLIKGLPQKDKWALKENAQSDSDLSIEAIRENEVPGTHSIRYSSAIDDIEITHTAHNRQGFALGAVIAAEYLNGKQGVYSMRDVLNLPS
- a CDS encoding DUF5683 domain-containing protein, whose translation is MASFQLSGQNNDSLSYEDSRKEPLDSSQLHSVSRATWLSTLLPGAGQAYNGKYWKMPIIYGGIGACAYFAIDNHRLYRQYLDAFLIRADSSGVDQYQGIYSDRQLVELQNIYRDWRDLSLIIGAAIWALNVVDAHVDAHLFYYNVNEDLSFNLEPRIIPMGNFSAVGIGLKINLDP